CACAAGGAGGCCATGAAGGCCATGCGTGCCGAGGTTGATGTGTTGACGCTGACGGCCACCCCGATTCCGCGCACCATGGGCATGGCGCTGGAGGGGCTGCGCGATCTGTCGGTGATTGCCACGGCGCCGCAGCGGCGCCTGGCCATCAAGACCTTTGTGCGCAACGAGGGCACGGGCGTGATTCGCGAAGCGGTGCTGCGCGAGCTCAAGCGCGGCGGACAGATCTACTTCCTGCACAACGAGGTCGAGACCATAGAGAACCGCAAGCAAAAGCTGGAGGAAATCCTGCCCGAGGCACGCATTGCCGTGGCCCACGGCCAGATGCCCGAGCGCGAGCTCGAGCGTGTGATGCGCGATTTCGTGGCCCAGCGCTACAACATATTGCTGTGCTCGACCATCATCGAGACCGGTATCGACGTGCCATCAGCCAACACCATTCTCATCAGCCGCGCCGACAAGTTCGGTCTGGCGCAGTTGCACCAGCTGCGCGGTCGCGTGGGACGCAGCCACCATCAGGCCTATGCCTATCTGATGGTGCCGGACCTGGACGGCCTGACCAGGCAGGCCCAGCAGCGGCTGGAGGCCATCCAGCAGATGGAGGAGCTGGGCTCGGGCTTCTATCTGGCCATGCATGACCTGGAAATCCGTGGCGCCGGCGAGGTGCTGGGCGAAAACCAGAGCGGCAATATGATGGAAGTGGGCTTTCAGCTCTATAACGAAATGCTGTCCGAAGCCGTGCGCAGCCTCAAGGCCGGCAAGGAGCCCGATCTGCTCTCGCCGCTGTCGGCCTCCACCGATATCAATCTGCACGCCCCGGCCCTGTTGCCCAATGACTACTGCGGCGATGTGCATCTGCGCCTGTCGTTCTACAAGAAGCTGGCCACAGCCAAGACCGCCGATCAGATCGATACCCTGCTCGAGGAAATCGTGGACCGCTTCGGCAAGCTGCCGCCCCAGGCGCAGACCCTGATCGACGTGCACCGTCTGCGCGTGCTGAGCCAGCCCTACGGCGTTGTGAAGGTCGATGCCGCCCCCGGCGTGATCAACATCAGCTTCAAGCCTCAGCCGCCAATCGATCCCATGAACATCATTCACCTGATCCAGAAGAACAAGCACATCAAGCTGGCGGGCAACGAGAAGCTGCGCATCGAAAAAGAGCTGGAGAACCCCAAGGACCGTGCCCAGATGGTGCGCGATGTGCTGCGCAGCCTGGGCCAGCCGCTCCAGAGCGAAACAGCTGTTCGTGCCTGAAAAGACTGCTGACAAAGCCAGCAGGGCTATTGAGCCCAGCCCGATGCAGACGGTGCAAGATGGCGGCGGACCCTGATTTTCCGAGCCGCCATGTTTCTTGAAGCTGCCATTGCCCTGCTGGCCTTGTTGCTGGCCCTGCTCTGCCGCCCCTGGCGCATGCTGGGTAGCCGGGCCGGCCCCGGCGGCATGCTTGACCCGGTGCCGTCACCGTTGATCACACCGCTGCTGGCCATTCTGGTGCTGCTGCCCTGGGTCTGGGCGCTGCCTGAGCTGCACAAAATGCCGATGCAACTGCACTGGTCTGGTGCACCGCTGGTGCTGCTTCTGATCGGCTGGCCGCTTGCAGTGCCGGTACTGATTGCGACAAGCGCTATTGCCTTTGCACTGGCTCCCGCACTCGGACTGCAGGACGCTCTGGGCATGGCGGTCTGGCAGGGGCTGGTGCCGGCCACGCTGGCCATGCTCTGGGGGGCAGCGGTGCGCCGCTGGTGCTGGCACAACATCTTTGTCTTTATTTTCTTGCGCGGTTTCCTGGGCACGGTTGTGTGCGTGTTCATCGCGTCCCTGCTCGGCCAATGGGCCGGGCATGTGCTGCCCAATGTCAACGACGAGCTCTCGCACATGGCGCGCTGGCTCATGGCCTGGAGCGATGGCGTGACCACCGGCATGCTGACTGCGGTATTCGTGGTGTTTCGCCCGCACTGGGTGGCCACCTGGTCCGATGCCCTATACCTGCAGCCCCCTGGCAATCCTGAAAGCTGATGCCGTCGTGGCGCATCAGCTCTGCCACTTTCCCGGCCACTGCGCAAACCGCATCTTTCCCATCCGGCAAAACGCCAAGGCATTTGGCACAAGGCTTGCTCATCATCGGACTATCGCACCGAAGCAATCACCAAGCTGGTGCATATCTTGAGAAAGAGAGGGATCGCATGCTGTTCCACCCCGTTCGCGCCAGCATTGGCTTCAATATTCGCCAAGCCGTACATACCACTGCCCGCACAGGCCTGGCCTGCGCGCTGGCAGCTGGCTTTGCCGTCACGGCCCAGGCACAGGACGTCTATCCCGAGCGCGCGGTCAAGGTCATAGTCGCACTGCCCGCAGGAGGCAGCGCCGACATGATTGCCCGAGTCGTGGGTCAAAAGCTGGCTGGTGAACTCAAGCAGCCTTTTGTGGTGGACAACCGCGCCGGTGCCTCGGGCCAGATCGGCACGCCGGCCGTGGCACGTTCCGCCCCGGACGGCTATACGCTGATGGTCTCGCCGGCCTCATTCCTGACCACCAACAAGAGCATCTTCAAATCCCTGCCCTATGACCCCGAAGCCGACTTCGCGCCGATCAGCAAGCTGGTGAACCAGCCCATGGTGCTGGTGGTCAAGGACAGACAGAAATTCCCCAGCGTGGCTGCCGTGGTGGCGGCTGCCAAGGCCGCCCCAGGCAAGCTGACCTTTGCCTCATCCGGCGACGGCAGCCCACAGCATCTGGCAGCGCTGATGTTTGAGACGCGCACCCAGGCCAAGATGCTGCACGTGCCCTACAAAGGCGGCGCGCCAGCCGTCAACGATACGCTGGCTGGCAATGTGGACATGCTGTTTGCCGTGCTGCCCGAAGCCCTGCCCCATATCCAGGCCGGCAAGCTGCATGCCCTGGCTCTGATGGCGCCCAGGCGCGCAGCCATGCTGCCCAACACCCCGACCATGGCCGAAGGCGGTTTTGCCGACCTCAACCTCTCGGCCTGGGTCGGCCTGTTCGCCCCTGCCAAGACGCCGCAGCCCGTGATCGACAAGCTCAACCGCGCCGTGCGCGTTGCACTGGACAGCGAGATCAAGACCAAACTGGGTGAAAACGGCATGGAAGTCGCGCCATCGACGCCAGAGCAGCTCAGGCAGACAGTGGCCCAGGACATCAGGCTGCATGCAGAACTGGTCAAGGCAGCAGGCATTCAGCCGCAGTAGGTGCCGCCTCGTGCAGCACCAGGGATGCAGACTCCCGGGTGAATGGCCAGCCGAAGCCCGCCACAACAGCGGATAATGGCGGCCACCTTGAGGAATGGCGCGGGCCCGATCTCCGCCATTCCCCTTTCTGCTACCCCCTCATTCGCACGACTCGCAATGACCGACGCCACCGAATTTGCTCCCGGCCTGATGATCCGCGGCTTTACCGCCCCCCAGAAGCTGGCGGACTACAAGCTCATCGCCTTTGATATGGACTCGACGCTGATCACCATCGAGTGCATCGACGAGATCGCCGACGCCACGGGTAAGAAAGCCGAAGTGGCGGCGATCACCGAAGCCACCATGCGCGGCGAGATCACCGACTTCAAAGACAGCCTGCGCCAGCGCGTAGGCAAGCTGGTCGGAGTGACCGAGGCCGACATGGCCCGCGTTCTGGCCGAACGCCTGAAACTCTCGCCGGGCGCTGAAACCCTGGTCAAGGCCGCCAAGGCCGCCGGCCTGAAGGTGCTGCTGGTCTCCGGCGGCTTTACCTACTTTGCCGAGCATGTGCGCGGCCTGTTGAATATCGACTTTGTGCGTGCCAATGTGCTGGAGATCAAGGACGGTGCACTAACCGGCGGTCTGGTCGAGCAGGCCTGGGGCGATATCTGCGACGGCGCGGAAAAGCGCCGCACCTTGCTGGAAGTGGCTTCGCTGATCGGCATCGATGCCAGCCAGTGCATTGCCGTGGGCGATGGCAGCAACGACATTCCCATGATGCAGGCGGCCGGTCTGTCTGTGGCCTTCCACGCCAAGCCGCGCGTGCGCAACGAGGCCAAGGTCGCCATCAACGAAGGCGGCCTGGATCGCCTGCTGGAAGTGCTCAAATAGGCGGCGACAAGCACCCGCCCCATCAGCCGCGGCCCTGTCATCCAGGGTCAGCGGCTTTTTTGTGCCCGTTGCGGCGCGGCAAATCCCGGCAGCTTTGCTACAGATGCCATGCATCTCCCTCAACCCAGTCGAAAGGTCAGCGCATGAGCCAACTCAGAATCGCCGTCATCGTGGGCAGCCTCAGCAAGCAGTCCATCAACCGCCAGCTCGGCCAGGGCCTGGCCGCACTCATGCAGGACAAGGCCGATTTCGAATTCATCGATATCAGCCGCCTGCCGGTCTACAACCGCGACTTCGACAACACCCCCGATTTCAAGCCCTTCGACGACCTCAAGCCCCTGATTCGCGGCTGCAACGGCGTTCTGTTCGTGACGCCCGAATACAACCGCTCCATCCCCGCATCGCTCAAGAACGTGCTCGATGGCCTGAGCCGTCCCTATGGCCAATCCGTCTGGGCAGGACTGCCGGCCGCCGTGATCGGCAGCTAGCCTGGCGCGGCCGCCACGGCCATGGCCCAGCAGCACCTGCGCAATGTGCTGGTGTCGCTGGACATGCCCACCCTGCCCCAGCCCGAAGGCTTTGTGCGCTGGTCCGACACGCTGCTGGACGCCGACGGCAAGATCGGCCAGGGCAGCCATGACTTCCTCGTCAAGTACATGACACGCTTTCTCGACTGGGTGCAACTGCACCAGAAGCGCTAAACCAATCTTCCTCTGGCTCGATAGCATGCCCCGCTCACGCTCCAAGCGCTGCAGGGCACTTCAAGTGCTATTTCCCTGCATTGAAGACTAGTGGAACTTTTGCGCATGCAGACTGTTCCTACAATAGCGTGCGGCCTCATACATCACACAACATCCGGCCGCTCAGGGTCTGAGCCCTGTTCTTTTACGGACAGTTTCAGCTCAGCACCTTGAAAATCCACCCATTGACTTTAAATACCATAGCAAGCAAGCCTGATGCGACAAGCGTCACAAGGCATGCTGGTTGTCTGCACCCTTGAAAAGCAGGCGGCCATCTATGACAACCATGACTGGAAACCATTTCGTGAAGACTTCGTACCGTGCTGCTGCCTCCGTGATCGCTATCGCCATCGCATCGCTGACTGTGCCTTCCCTGGCTCAGGCCAAGCGCATGGGCAGCAGCAAGTCCGTTCGCCCTGCCAGCATCGGCAGCAAGGCGCCCGCTCAGCCCGCACCCGTGGCTCCTGCCGCCGCCGCGCCCAAGGCTGCGGCACCTGCCACACCCGCAGCCCCCGCCACTGCGGCAGCTCCTGCGGCCGCTCCCGCAGCTGCAGCGGCTCCTGCCGCTCGTGGCTCCGGCATGATGGGCACCATGGCCGGCGCAGCTGTCGGCGCCGTGGCCGGCACCATGGCTGGCAGCGCCATTGCCGGCGCCATGGGTGGCGGCGACAAGGAAGCCGAAGCCAAGAAGGCCAAGGAAGAAGAGGCCAAGAAGGCTGAAGCGGAAGCCGCCGCTCTGCAAAAGAAGCTGGACGAAGCCAAGGCCAAGGCGGAAGCCGCACGCGCAGCTGCCAAGTAATCATCGGCCCGTAACCGGGCGTCAAAACAGGCTGTGCAGGAATTCAGATCTTCCGGCTGCTTCAAAAAAGGGATGCGATTCGCATCCCTTTTTTTCACCCATTTGTGCATTCCTTCGGGTGTTTCCAGCCACCGCCGGTTGCCTGGTCCGGCACATTCCTGGCAACAGACAATGTCCGAACGCAAACCATATAAGACATGCCCAGGCCTGTGAACCAATGAGGCTGGAGCCGCGACCCCTGCCGATTACGCGAAGCTCAACAAGACACCGAAAGACAAGCACGCATCAAGCGCCAACCGCTTGGCACCTGGCAATGATGCGCCGCCAGATCCTTGTCACACGCTCCAGACCCAGGCCAGAGCCGTCGCAGCAAGAATGCAGCAAGCGGCCGCGGCCCAACGGGCTGCGGCACTGATCAGGGCGACGGCGAGTAGCGCTCCTATCGACAGCCAGCCCAGCCAGGCCACGACTCCCACGGACAAGCCCCAGGCACGCAGACAGGGCATGATGGCCACCGCCAACAGCAATGCTCCCGCGCAGCGCAACAGCCGCGATCGAGCCCGGGAAATCTCCATGGCTCCCGTCAGCTGTTCATGATGACGCTCCATGGCAAAAGCCAGTGTCACCATGTCGGCAAAGGCCGGCGCAAAAGCCAGCATTGAAGCTTGCAGGGCATTCATGCTCCCATCTCCATCTTGACTGCAGGAGCACGCCGTGCTGCATCGCAGCCGCGGCACCTCAGGTAGCGCCAGGCCCAGGCGGCAGGCAATCCCAGCGCCATGGCGCACAGCTCCACTCCCGCGCGCTCCCAATCGCCGCGAGCGATCTGGACCGGCAGGCTGTCACCGACCGTGATCCAGTTCAGCAGCGGCAGCAGCAGGCACAGAACGGCCAGCAGGCCCAGTTGCTCCTGCCATGCAACGACGGGCGCACGCACCAGGGCATGCAGCAGCGCCAGGCTCCAAAGCCCGAAGAACACCGTCAGCTCCCAACTCGCTCTATGGGACAGCCCGACGGGAACCAGGCGGTTGGCCCACAGATAGCCGATGCAGCCCAGGCTCAGACCGACGATGGCCGCGACATTGAGTCCTTCGACGAGCCGGTACACGCGCGCCGTGGCGCTACCGAGCTCGCCAGCCTGCCTGCCCAGATGCTTGCCGCGACGCTTGACCATGAACAGGATGGCCCCGGTTGCCATCATGGCGCTGCCGGCCAGCCCGCAGAGGAAATACAGCCACTTGAGCGGCTGCCCGCCGAACTCCACCTGGTGCAGACTGCCCATCACCGCCCTGGCCTGCTCCGCCCGCATTTTTACGCTCGGCCATGCTCAAGCTCCTCCAGCCAGCCAGGCCGAGGCGCCCGCCAGCATGACGGTGGGCAGCAGCAGACCCAGCCAGACGCGGCTGGGCGACACCGGCGAGAAGGCCCAGATCACGGCCAGCACATACACGGCGAAACTCCACAGCATGCCCGCCAGCACCGACTCGGCACGCGGTGCGAACAGGACCGTCGCCAGGAATACGGCCAGGGCGCTGGCCAGCAGATAGCCGCCCAGAACAGCGGCCAGCAGCCGGGATAGGACGCTGCTGCCCGCGAAGCTCAGAAAGAAGGGGGTCATGACATAAGGACAGAGAGATAGATGCCCTGGACAACCCGGGGCGAAGGAGGCCGCACGGCCCTGCCCCTATGTATGACAAACGAAAACCCAAAAAGAGTCATCCGCCCTGCGCCATGGCACAGGCCGGCTCCAGCGGCAGGGCCTGCAGCGGCGCAGGCTTGCCGGCGCCAGGCCAGCACAGAGCCTTGGCTGAACCATGGCAGTGCCAGCAGAGATCGCCAGCCTGGAGCGCCGCTGCACTCAGGCCGACTGCACCGGTGGCCTCCAGGGCAGGTGTGCTGCCTGCACTCAGAAGTCGTAGCGCATGCCCACGTTCACGCTGCGCGGCGCCCCCCAGGTGTAGTACAGGCCACCCAGGTTGCTGACACCGGCAAAGTATTTCTTGTCCAGCAGATTGTTCACATTCAGGCTCAGCGACAGATGCTTGTCGACTTGATAGCGGGCCATCAGATCCAGCACGGCATAGGACTGCTGCGCCAGGGTGTTGTGGCTGTCGCTGGTCGAGGTCTTGCTTTGCCAGCGAGTGGCCGCTCCCAATGTCAGGCCTCGCAGCGATCCACCCTCGAAGCGGTACGTGCTGCCGAGCTTGAGCTGGTACCTGGGATACAGGCTGGAGCTGGTCAGCGAGCTGTTTTGCTGCACCAGACTGCCCTGCACCTGCCAGCCGCGCGCCAGCTCACCCGACAGCTCCAGCTCCCAGCCGCGCCGCGTGGCGCCGCTGACGGCACGGTAGGCCATATCGCCGCCGGGGGTGAAACCACCGGATTCCTGGGCCGAGTTGTCGGTCTTCATCCAGAAGTGAGCGATGCTGGCGTTGAGCCGCTTGTCCAGGAACTCGCCCTTGGCACCGACTTCAAAGGTCTTGCCTTGCTCGGGATCCAGGGTACGTCCCTGCTCATCCTGGGCGCTTTGCGGCTTGAAGATGGTGGCGTAGCTACCGTACAGGGAGACCTGGGGATGCACCTCGTAGACCAGGCCGGCATAGGGCGTGGTGACGGTTTCGCGCATATCGTAATTCCACCAGGTGGGCGTCACATCATTCTGGCGGTACTGCGTCACACGCATGCCGGCTATCAGCTGCAGCGGATCTGCCAGGCGAAAGCGCCCTGCAGTGTAGGCATAGCGCTGGCGCTGGTTGAAAACATGGCGGTCATAGTTCCAGTTGCGGAAATCGGGCTGCGCCAGCGCGCTACCGCCCTGGGCATAGCTCAGGCCCAAATTGGCCAGGGAAGCACTCTTCGAGCTGCCGTAGAGCAGGCCACTGTGGTAGCGCGACATGCCCACGCCGGCCAACAACTCGTGCGTGCGGCCCAGCAGTGTGAAAGGGCCTTTGACATCGAGATTGACCGACCAGTTGCGGTTTTCCACGTCCTGCCACGGCAGATAGGCAGCGGTGGTGCTGTTCCAGAGATAGCCCAGTGTCATGTCGTCCATCTTCACCCTCTGATGGAAGAACTTCAGGCTTGCCGTCCAGTCATGGGCCAGACGCTGCTCCACGCTGCCGAACAGCTCGGTGCTTTCCTGTTCATAGCCCGACCAGGGCGCACCGTTGTTGAACGAGCGCGGCATCAGCCCCACTTCGGCACCCGCTGCGGTGTAGCGCTGGATGGGTCGGGTCGTGCCGAAGCCACGTGCCTCGCGCTGACGCAGCGTGATGCCCAGGTTCAGCAAGGTATCGGGGGTGAGGTCGGCCTCCAGCGTGCCGAACAGCATTTTGCTGTTGCTCTTTTCGTTGTCGCGAAAGCTGCCAGCATCCGTCATGGAAGCCACCACGCGGCCACGCAGCGTCCCCGCCTCGTTGAGCGAGCCGCTTATATCGGCCTGCGCACGGTAGGTATCCCAGCTGCCGGCATTGGCTCGCACGCTGGCCTGGAACTCGCGCATGGGACGCTTGCGGATCAGATTGACGGTGGCGCCATAGCCGCCCTTGCCGACAACCAGTCCCGACGAGCCTTTGAGCACTTCGACACGGTCCATCTCCGCCATATCGTCCAACGCATACATGGTGCTGGTGACAAAGTACCAGCCATTGCTGAGCTGGGACATGCCGTCGACCTGCAAATTCACCTCCGAGCCGCGGGCCTGGAAGTCCGTCGCGTTGTTCTGCCGATAGACGGCAATGCCCGGTGTCTGCTCCAGCACATCGACCAGCGTCTCCAGCTTGAAGTCATCCATGCGCTGGCGTGTCATCACGCTCACCGACTGCGGCGTCTCGCGTAGAGTCAGGCCCAGGCCCGTGGCTGTGCGGCTGGGTCCCGTCTGGGTATAGCTGCCCGTGCCTTCCGTGGTGCCGCTGCGCTCGGCCTGGGCCGTGACACGCACCTCAGACAGTGTGCTGCCCTCTTCACTCGAGACGGGCGCCACGGCCTGCCTTTGCAGGGTATAGCTGCCGCCGGAGCGTGACACCAGCTCCAGCCCGCTGCCAGCCAGCAGGCGCTGCAGTGCCTCGCGCGGCGTATAGCTGCCGGAAAGCACCGGGCTTTGCCGACCTTGTGTGAGCGCAGGATCGAACGACAGTGCCATGCCGGCCGTAGCCGCAACCTCGGACAGCACCCGGCCCAGCGGGCCTGCTTCTATCCGGTAGGCCTGAGCTTTCCCGGCTGCAGGCGGCTCGGCAGCCTGCACGGAGGTCGCCGCCAGCGCCCAGCCCAGCAAGGCAAGCTGCGCGGCGCGCGCAACGGGGCTGAATACAGGATTCGATAGGGAACGGGAGGCCATGAAAGCAGGCATGAAAGACAGTCCTTTGGAAGCAAAAATGAGTGGTTCACCTTGCTTGCCAAACAACTTTCCAGAAAGTCTCACCTTCGTGCAATTTTTAGAGGATGCCTTGTTAGTGAGCTCAGCGGGCCGCCACCGTGACCCAGTAACCCTGCCAGCGCCGATGCACCGTCACGGCATAGGTTTCGACCAGCATGGCCAAGGCACGATCGGTATCGGCCAAGGGATACGCGCCCGACACTTTGATGGACACCGCCTCCGGGGCACACTGCAGCAGACCAGGCCGGTAACGCGACAACTGGGCGCAGACTTCTGCCATGGGCATGGCATCCGCCACCAACATGCCGTGCACCCAGGCCAGTTGCTGCGGCCCTGCCGTCTGCAGCCCCCCTGCTCCCAGTGCAGTCAACCTCGCCCATTTGCCCGCGGGCACCACCAGCGCGGGCCGGGAGGCTACGCTCAATGTGACTTCGACCGCGCCCTGGGTCACGGCCAGATCCACGAATTTTCCTTCGTTGTTCTGCTGCACCGAAAAGCGTGTGCCCAGCGCCCTCAGACGCCCCATGGCCGTCGCCACCAGCAACGGCCGGTCCACGCCACTGGGATCGGCGGCAGTTTCCAGCAGGATCGAGCCCCGGTGCAGATGTATCAGGCGCTGATGAGCATCAAACCGGATGTCGACGGCCGTTCCTGTATCCAGCAGCAAACGGCTGCCATCGGCCAATGTCACGAGGCGCTGCTCGCCCGTGACAGTACGCAGATCGGCTGCCCATCCCTGCTGCTGTGCCACACGCCAGCTCATCCAGCCACCGGGCACGGCGGCCAGCAAAACAGCCAACTTGGCCACTGCGGCCCGTCGGCTGCGGCGCTGCGATCGGCCCAGCGCCGGCATGGCCAGCGCCGGCGGCAACCCTCCCAGCTTGTCCATCAGCCGCTCGGCCCGCATCCAGGCGCCTTCATGGGCGGGACTGGCCTGGCGCCAACGCTCTAGGGCGACTCGTTCGGCAGCCGTCAGGCCTTCATCGTTCAGACGGACCAGCCAGTCCGCAGCTTCGTCCAGCAAACGTGCATCCATTGCAGTCATTCCATCAGCGCCAGACACTGCCTGAAAGCCTGGGCCATGTAGCGCTTGACGCTGGTCAGCGACACGCCCAGCTGCAAGGCGATATCGTCGTACTTCATGTCCTCCAGCTGTGAAAGCAAAAAAGTGCGCCGTACCAGCTGCGGCAAGGCATCAAGCATGGCATCTATCTCATGCAGAGCCTCCAGCACCAGGGCCCGGTGCTCAGGCGACGGCGCTTCAAGTTCGGGCAACAGGGCCAGAGCCTCCAGATAGGCACGCTCCAGCGCCTGCCGCCGGCACCAGTTGACCAGTACTCCTTTGGCCACCGTGGTCAGATAAGCGCGCGGCGACTCTATGCGCGGCGGCTCACGCACGCCCAGGATACGGACAAAAGTGTCTTGCGTCAGATCTGCTGCATCAAAGGCATTGCCGACCTTTCGGCGCAACCAGCCCTGCAACCAGCCGTGATGATCTGTGTAAAGCGCGGCGACTTCACGATGGGAGGCTGTTTCGACAACGGGCATGGTGCAACGGGGAATAAATCTCAAACAGACATCAAATGATATCAATTCTCATTTCAGTTTTGTTCAATGCCGTCACTATTTCCGTATATGTTTCAGCTCCATCCTCTGCCGGGCCGCATCACCTTGCGCCTGCGACAAGCGTGGAGGAAGGGCTCGGCCCTGCACAATCACTCACAAGCAATACGTCCATGCCTGGAGCTCCACTTCTGACCATTCGCGCACGCGGCATGCCCTCTCGGGCGCCTGCTCGCAGCAACCGCCCAACACCTGTTGGATGATTGCAAGACTATTGCGCTGTTGAGCTCTGCGATGCTCTACTCAGCAGGTAATTGATATAAATGTCCAGAGCCGAGCCGTTTCCGATCCAGGTTGGTATTCAAGGACCTCAAGAATCAAGATGACAAGCTTTCGCTCTCACAAGCTTTTGCATCGCATCGTGCTTGGCAACCTGCTGGTAGCGGCCTTGCTGTGCTTTGCCACGTGGCTGGGCGTGCATGCCAATTACCGCGCGGACATGGACCTGGGAGTAGCCGTCACCAGGCATCAGGCGCGCAGCCTGAGTTTGGAACTGGCTGCTGAGGTGCGACTCGTTGACAACGCTCTGTCATCGATTGCCAGTCGTTACCGCGCGCGCAGCCTTGACGGCCTTGCCGCTGCCGACTTTGCCTTGTACGAAATGCTCCAGGAGCAGCGTGCCCTGATTCCTTTTGTCACCGCCCTGCGCATCACAGACAGTGCAGGCGAGGTACTCATCACTCCCAGCGAAATTGATGTGCCGTTTTCAGTGGCGGAACGCGCCTATTTCGCTCAAGCCCGCGAAACAGACCGAATGGTGGTGTCTGAGCCGTTGATCAGCCACTCCTTCGGAAAATGGTCTATCGTGCTGGCAAGGCGGCTTCAGGCCGAGGGCGGCCAATTCCAGGGCATCATCTATGCCATTGTCGCGGCCGAGCATTTTCACCAGCTATTCCAGCGCCAGTCGTTCGGCACGAGCAGCGCCATGGCATTGCGCACCGATCAGGCACTGCTGGTAGCGCGCTATCCGGCTGCAAGCCAGGACGCCGACGCAGGTATCGGCAAGGCCGCCGTCTCGTCTGAATATCACCAGGCCATCACCCGCAACAGCGAGGAAGGCTGGTACATCACACCGACCCTGATCGATGGCGTGGAGCGCATCACGGCCTACCATCGGTTGCCTGGATATCCTCTGACGGTGTTTACCGGGCTGGGTACGGAAGCCTATATGGCCATGTGGCGTGCCTCAGCTTGGCGTGCATGGGGTCTCGCCGGCTTGTGCATCGCCCTGATCGCTCTGGGTTCGGTGGCACTGTACCGGCTGCAGCAGCGTGAGCGCCGCATCCGCAAAGAGCAGGAGCTGGTCATCGACAATGACCTGATCGGCATGGCTCGCCTGCGTGAGCGCAAGATCGTCTGGACCAACCCCGCCATGCGCCGTCTGCTCAAGCAGCCAGCAGCTGCACTGCAGGGCGCATCCACGCGCATGCTTTACCCGGACGAAGCCTCCTACAGGCGTATCGGCGAAAAAGCCTATGCCTCCTTGCTGGCTCGGGGCAAATTTCACGCGCAGTTCCAGGTGCAAAATGCCGAGGGCAAGCTCTTGTGGGTGGATGCATCCGGCACACTGCTGAATGCCGAAGAGTCGCTATGGATTCTGGTGGACATCGACGCCCTCAAGCGAGGTGAACAAGCCGCCAACCACCTTGCCAACCACGACGCTCTGACGGGTCTGGCGAACCGCCGCGCACTTGAGGAAACGCTGAACCAGGAGCTGGCCGATGGCCAGATGCTTGCCGTGTGCTTCATGGATCTGGATGGTTTCAAACAGGTCAACGACACCCAGGGTCACGACGCAGGCGACGAGGTCTTACGTGTGGTAGCTGCACGACTGACGGCCCAGGCTCGTGCCGGCGACTGCGTTGCCCGCCTGGGCGGCGATGAATTCGTGGTGCTGCTATCCGGCTTGCGAACTTCCGGTGAGGCCATGTCTGTCATGAAGCGCTGCATGGAAGCCGTGCGTCAGCCCATTGCGCTAAATGGTGGAGTGATGGTGCAAGTCGGCAGCAGCATCGGTATCTCCATCAGCACCGCAGGTAGTTCCTCGGCCAACCTGATGCAGAGCGCGGACGAAGCCATGTACTC
This window of the Comamonas testosteroni genome carries:
- a CDS encoding DUF3325 domain-containing protein, producing the protein MNALQASMLAFAPAFADMVTLAFAMERHHEQLTGAMEISRARSRLLRCAGALLLAVAIMPCLRAWGLSVGVVAWLGWLSIGALLAVALISAAARWAAAACCILAATALAWVWSV
- a CDS encoding DUF3649 domain-containing protein, which encodes MTPFFLSFAGSSVLSRLLAAVLGGYLLASALAVFLATVLFAPRAESVLAGMLWSFAVYVLAVIWAFSPVSPSRVWLGLLLPTVMLAGASAWLAGGA
- the serB gene encoding phosphoserine phosphatase SerB, which encodes MTDATEFAPGLMIRGFTAPQKLADYKLIAFDMDSTLITIECIDEIADATGKKAEVAAITEATMRGEITDFKDSLRQRVGKLVGVTEADMARVLAERLKLSPGAETLVKAAKAAGLKVLLVSGGFTYFAEHVRGLLNIDFVRANVLEIKDGALTGGLVEQAWGDICDGAEKRRTLLEVASLIGIDASQCIAVGDGSNDIPMMQAAGLSVAFHAKPRVRNEAKVAINEGGLDRLLEVLK
- a CDS encoding Bug family tripartite tricarboxylate transporter substrate binding protein yields the protein MLFHPVRASIGFNIRQAVHTTARTGLACALAAGFAVTAQAQDVYPERAVKVIVALPAGGSADMIARVVGQKLAGELKQPFVVDNRAGASGQIGTPAVARSAPDGYTLMVSPASFLTTNKSIFKSLPYDPEADFAPISKLVNQPMVLVVKDRQKFPSVAAVVAAAKAAPGKLTFASSGDGSPQHLAALMFETRTQAKMLHVPYKGGAPAVNDTLAGNVDMLFAVLPEALPHIQAGKLHALALMAPRRAAMLPNTPTMAEGGFADLNLSAWVGLFAPAKTPQPVIDKLNRAVRVALDSEIKTKLGENGMEVAPSTPEQLRQTVAQDIRLHAELVKAAGIQPQ
- a CDS encoding ABC transporter substrate-binding protein, producing the protein MTTMTGNHFVKTSYRAAASVIAIAIASLTVPSLAQAKRMGSSKSVRPASIGSKAPAQPAPVAPAAAAPKAAAPATPAAPATAAAPAAAPAAAAAPAARGSGMMGTMAGAAVGAVAGTMAGSAIAGAMGGGDKEAEAKKAKEEEAKKAEAEAAALQKKLDEAKAKAEAARAAAK
- a CDS encoding TonB-dependent siderophore receptor; translation: MPAFMASRSLSNPVFSPVARAAQLALLGWALAATSVQAAEPPAAGKAQAYRIEAGPLGRVLSEVAATAGMALSFDPALTQGRQSPVLSGSYTPREALQRLLAGSGLELVSRSGGSYTLQRQAVAPVSSEEGSTLSEVRVTAQAERSGTTEGTGSYTQTGPSRTATGLGLTLRETPQSVSVMTRQRMDDFKLETLVDVLEQTPGIAVYRQNNATDFQARGSEVNLQVDGMSQLSNGWYFVTSTMYALDDMAEMDRVEVLKGSSGLVVGKGGYGATVNLIRKRPMREFQASVRANAGSWDTYRAQADISGSLNEAGTLRGRVVASMTDAGSFRDNEKSNSKMLFGTLEADLTPDTLLNLGITLRQREARGFGTTRPIQRYTAAGAEVGLMPRSFNNGAPWSGYEQESTELFGSVEQRLAHDWTASLKFFHQRVKMDDMTLGYLWNSTTAAYLPWQDVENRNWSVNLDVKGPFTLLGRTHELLAGVGMSRYHSGLLYGSSKSASLANLGLSYAQGGSALAQPDFRNWNYDRHVFNQRQRYAYTAGRFRLADPLQLIAGMRVTQYRQNDVTPTWWNYDMRETVTTPYAGLVYEVHPQVSLYGSYATIFKPQSAQDEQGRTLDPEQGKTFEVGAKGEFLDKRLNASIAHFWMKTDNSAQESGGFTPGGDMAYRAVSGATRRGWELELSGELARGWQVQGSLVQQNSSLTSSSLYPRYQLKLGSTYRFEGGSLRGLTLGAATRWQSKTSTSDSHNTLAQQSYAVLDLMARYQVDKHLSLSLNVNNLLDKKYFAGVSNLGGLYYTWGAPRSVNVGMRYDF